The Listeria sp. PSOL-1 genome includes a region encoding these proteins:
- a CDS encoding ABC transporter ATP-binding protein has translation MTKILEFENVNYWYKSREESILTNINHAFETGVFYTVVGSSGSGKTTFLSLAGGLDRQKEGNIFYKGRSLKEIGLQTFRNKYVSIVFQSYNLLTYMTALQNVMAAMEITKVNHPNRKEFALQMLEKVGISEKMAKQKVLTLSGGQQQRVSIARALCCETDLIVADEPTGNLDERTSKEVVRLFQDLARKEEKCVIMVTHDPEISKVSDVKLTLKNGQFKI, from the coding sequence ATGACTAAAATTTTAGAATTTGAAAATGTGAATTACTGGTATAAAAGTAGAGAAGAAAGCATTTTAACCAATATTAATCACGCGTTTGAAACAGGTGTTTTTTATACGGTTGTAGGAAGCTCTGGTTCAGGGAAAACGACATTTTTATCGCTAGCAGGTGGACTTGATCGACAAAAAGAAGGAAACATTTTTTATAAAGGACGTTCTTTAAAAGAAATCGGACTTCAAACTTTTCGGAATAAATATGTATCGATTGTTTTTCAAAGCTATAATCTATTAACTTATATGACAGCACTACAAAATGTCATGGCAGCAATGGAGATTACCAAGGTGAATCATCCTAACCGCAAAGAATTTGCACTTCAAATGCTTGAAAAAGTTGGGATCAGCGAAAAGATGGCAAAACAAAAGGTATTAACACTTAGCGGAGGGCAGCAACAGCGCGTTTCGATTGCACGGGCTTTATGTTGTGAAACGGACTTAATTGTCGCTGATGAACCGACTGGAAACTTAGATGAACGCACCAGTAAAGAAGTTGTTCGTTTGTTTCAAGACTTAGCTCGTAAGGAAGAAAAATGTGTGATCATGGTAACTCATGACCCTGAAATTTCGAAAGTGTCAGATGTAAAATTAACACTTAAAAATGGACAATTTAAAATCTAA
- the pieS gene encoding two component system sensor histidine kinase PieS, translating to MNALKFKYIYQLFLTQFVILFIACLMIGLSVSHFLKDYFFEEQVAILTKYGNTISNNIKYSPGNQAMAVLNSYQHVLDVSGARYTIMNSKNEIFYPRMSHPLPPNFKISRDDMDKLKAGKTVTIKVDARFNQEMSVVYVPIMNNDTFLGSIILNAPISGTEKVIGTINQYMLYTILLSIAVALALSALISKLQVNRINKLREATKHVIRGDYKTSLKENTIDEIGELASDFNKMTENLAQSHEEIVRQEKRRRQFIADVSHEMRTPLTTISGLTEGLVNHAIPASETNRAIHLIDTEAKRLTKLVNENLDYERILANKIVLHKTRFNVHAFFDLLAEQLKPLAQEKNNQFIMEIPADLEVYADYDRLTQVVMNIIKNSIQFTENGKITLKGVQDYKETILEIQDTGIGMNTEELEQIWERFYKADMSRTNTALGESGIGLSIVKQLVENHGGTITAESTPNKGSLFSIRLPFYQEQDL from the coding sequence ATGAATGCCTTGAAATTTAAATATATTTATCAATTATTTTTGACACAATTTGTCATTTTATTCATTGCTTGCTTGATGATTGGCTTATCCGTTTCGCATTTTCTAAAAGATTATTTTTTTGAAGAGCAGGTGGCCATTTTAACAAAATATGGGAATACCATTTCCAATAACATTAAATATTCACCAGGGAATCAGGCAATGGCGGTTTTAAATTCTTATCAGCATGTTTTAGATGTTAGTGGAGCACGCTATACCATTATGAACAGTAAGAATGAAATATTTTATCCCCGAATGAGCCATCCACTGCCACCTAATTTTAAAATTTCGCGTGATGACATGGATAAGCTTAAAGCAGGGAAAACCGTTACTATAAAAGTTGATGCTCGTTTTAACCAAGAAATGTCCGTTGTCTATGTCCCTATTATGAATAATGATACTTTTTTAGGTTCGATCATCTTAAATGCACCAATTAGTGGAACAGAAAAAGTTATTGGCACGATTAATCAATATATGCTTTATACGATTTTACTTTCGATTGCCGTAGCGCTCGCTTTAAGTGCACTGATATCAAAACTACAGGTCAACCGGATTAACAAACTTCGCGAGGCGACAAAACACGTCATCCGTGGAGATTACAAAACTAGCTTAAAAGAAAACACAATCGATGAAATTGGTGAATTAGCAAGTGATTTTAATAAAATGACCGAGAATTTAGCTCAGTCCCATGAAGAAATTGTTCGTCAAGAAAAACGTAGACGCCAATTTATTGCAGATGTTTCTCATGAAATGCGTACACCACTAACAACCATTAGCGGACTAACAGAAGGCCTTGTAAACCATGCCATTCCAGCAAGTGAGACAAATCGCGCTATTCATTTAATTGACACAGAAGCTAAAAGATTAACAAAGCTGGTTAATGAAAACCTCGATTATGAACGTATTCTTGCAAATAAAATTGTCTTACACAAAACAAGATTTAACGTTCATGCTTTCTTTGACTTACTTGCCGAGCAATTAAAACCTTTAGCACAAGAGAAAAACAATCAATTTATCATGGAGATCCCAGCAGATTTAGAAGTTTACGCAGATTATGATCGCCTCACACAAGTGGTTATGAACATTATTAAAAATAGCATCCAGTTTACAGAAAATGGCAAGATTACATTAAAGGGAGTTCAAGATTATAAAGAAACGATTTTGGAGATTCAAGATACTGGTATCGGTATGAATACAGAAGAGCTTGAACAAATTTGGGAAAGATTTTATAAAGCGGATATGTCAAGGACGAATACAGCACTTGGCGAATCCGGTATTGGCCTTTCTATTGTCAAACAGCTTGTTGAAAACCACGGAGGGACAATTACAGCTGAAAGCACACCAAATAAAGGTTCGCTCTTTTCAATAAGGCTTCCTTTTTATCAAGAACAAGACCTGTAA
- a CDS encoding ABC transporter permease yields MNFIKRAFFNMKVRLGRTILQLIIFTVVSVLILSGFTIQSAANKASEMAKKELGGTVTLTVDREKQMKAQQSEQGTGNQPPKFESTPISLKSAESLSSLKHVASYNYYSSTQALAEGFDPVKSSGDSSQGENNAPRMGGGGGGHQMIQADLSINGVLNSEKATDFTSGTAKLQSGRALKNDDIDKNVVLVEKTLADQNNWKVGDKVSIQSSDEKTTIKLEIVGIYKTSDSGNDMASNFSFLNPYNKMYVPYTVANTLKGSDYKNTVDTAVYTMDDAANISQFEKQAKTVDSIDWDTFKLDANDTLYKQMISPINNVASFSKNVVYIVTIAGALILALLVMMQVRERKYEMGVLLAIGEKRMKLIGQFFVEILMVAVVSFMIAGFSSHYVAQIAGNQLLSSQNQTQEAPANTPGQGRQGGGGPGGMMNRGISNLTQNTEKIKELNIQVTTADMFKMGGIGVGIAFISVLLPAMTILRMNPKTILTKQE; encoded by the coding sequence ATGAATTTTATTAAACGCGCTTTTTTTAATATGAAAGTAAGATTAGGACGCACGATTTTGCAACTTATTATTTTTACTGTTGTTTCTGTACTTATATTGTCAGGCTTTACGATCCAATCTGCTGCAAATAAAGCAAGCGAAATGGCCAAGAAAGAGCTTGGAGGAACGGTAACACTTACAGTAGACAGGGAGAAGCAAATGAAAGCTCAGCAATCTGAGCAAGGCACAGGCAATCAACCACCTAAGTTTGAAAGTACACCAATTTCGCTAAAAAGTGCAGAAAGCTTGTCTAGCTTAAAGCATGTGGCAAGCTATAATTATTATTCAAGCACACAAGCTTTAGCAGAAGGATTTGACCCAGTTAAGTCTTCTGGTGATAGCTCTCAAGGCGAGAATAATGCTCCGCGTATGGGCGGTGGTGGCGGTGGGCACCAAATGATACAAGCCGATCTTAGTATAAATGGTGTTTTAAATTCTGAAAAGGCAACAGACTTTACTAGCGGAACCGCTAAATTACAAAGTGGCCGTGCTTTAAAAAATGATGACATAGATAAAAACGTTGTACTCGTTGAAAAGACACTTGCTGACCAAAATAATTGGAAAGTAGGCGATAAAGTTAGCATTCAATCAAGTGACGAAAAAACAACGATCAAACTTGAAATTGTTGGGATTTATAAAACGAGTGATTCCGGAAATGATATGGCCAGTAATTTCTCTTTCTTAAATCCTTATAACAAAATGTATGTACCTTATACAGTTGCTAACACATTAAAAGGATCAGACTATAAAAATACGGTTGATACAGCAGTCTATACCATGGATGATGCAGCTAATATATCACAATTTGAAAAACAAGCTAAAACAGTAGATTCCATTGATTGGGATACATTTAAACTTGATGCCAACGATACTTTATATAAGCAAATGATCAGTCCAATTAATAATGTAGCTTCATTTTCCAAAAATGTTGTTTACATTGTAACGATTGCTGGTGCACTTATTCTAGCGCTACTTGTCATGATGCAAGTTCGTGAGCGAAAATATGAAATGGGTGTTTTACTAGCCATAGGTGAAAAACGAATGAAGCTGATCGGTCAATTTTTTGTTGAGATTTTAATGGTCGCAGTGGTTTCATTTATGATTGCTGGCTTCAGTAGTCATTATGTTGCCCAAATTGCCGGAAATCAGCTTCTTTCAAGCCAGAATCAAACCCAGGAAGCTCCTGCTAATACACCAGGTCAAGGTAGACAAGGTGGTGGCGGACCGGGTGGCATGATGAATCGTGGGATTTCGAACCTAACACAAAATACGGAGAAAATTAAAGAACTAAATATTCAAGTGACGACTGCTGATATGTTTAAAATGGGTGGAATCGGTGTTGGAATTGCCTTTATTTCGGTGTTGCTACCGGCTATGACTATTTTACGGATGAATCCAAAAACAATTTTAACAAAACAAGAATAG
- a CDS encoding nucleotidyltransferase: MKAVGIIVEYNPFHNGHLYHLKEARKRTQADVVIAVMSGNFMQRGEPAIISKWSRAKMALQAGVDLILELPVSFTVQHAEIFATEAIRLLGDLQVQDIVFGSEHGISSDFTYLAEMTMKKEFQLQLKQALEDKKNSYGTAFTKACANIAPRLKLNLTNPNNILGFHYALAIKKLGLNINIQTLKRENDYHELVPKEHSITSATALRKMILTKNWRVISTYMPDFAFSELFHYQGNFLPEEAVWPLLRYRLITDSLKHLKSINSISEGIEHRLIQAAKDNNRYVDFLSFMTTKRYSTSRIKRIGTQIILQNRQADIQKPYHHILGMTRTGQGYLSHIKKGLNYPLISTISKAPKDLVIKDIRASRTYNLLEGPSFDLKQDFRSPIILKQ, translated from the coding sequence ATGAAAGCGGTAGGGATTATCGTGGAATACAATCCGTTTCATAACGGGCACTTATACCACTTAAAAGAAGCACGAAAACGCACACAAGCAGATGTTGTCATTGCCGTTATGAGCGGAAACTTTATGCAACGTGGTGAACCAGCAATCATTTCCAAATGGAGTCGAGCAAAGATGGCACTGCAAGCCGGTGTAGACTTAATTCTTGAACTCCCTGTATCCTTTACAGTACAACATGCCGAAATCTTTGCAACTGAAGCGATACGTTTGCTGGGTGACTTGCAAGTGCAAGATATTGTTTTTGGTAGTGAGCATGGGATAAGTAGTGACTTTACCTATCTTGCCGAAATGACAATGAAAAAAGAATTTCAGCTTCAATTAAAGCAAGCCCTAGAAGATAAAAAGAATAGTTACGGCACTGCTTTTACAAAAGCATGTGCGAATATTGCTCCTCGTTTAAAATTAAACTTAACCAATCCTAATAACATTCTTGGTTTTCATTATGCTTTAGCCATTAAAAAACTGGGCTTAAATATCAACATTCAAACGCTTAAACGCGAAAATGATTACCATGAACTTGTGCCAAAAGAACATTCGATCACTAGTGCAACAGCGCTTCGAAAAATGATTTTAACAAAAAACTGGCGAGTGATATCTACATATATGCCTGATTTTGCTTTTTCTGAACTTTTTCATTATCAAGGGAACTTTCTACCGGAAGAAGCGGTTTGGCCTCTGCTTCGTTACCGACTAATCACTGATTCTCTAAAACACCTTAAATCGATTAATAGCATATCAGAAGGAATTGAACATCGCTTAATTCAAGCAGCAAAGGACAATAATCGCTATGTTGATTTCCTATCGTTTATGACGACGAAGCGTTATAGCACGTCCCGGATTAAACGGATTGGCACCCAAATTATTTTACAAAATAGGCAGGCCGATATTCAAAAGCCATATCATCACATTTTAGGAATGACACGAACCGGACAAGGATATCTTTCTCACATAAAAAAAGGGCTTAACTATCCACTCATTTCAACCATTTCAAAAGCTCCAAAAGACCTTGTCATAAAAGATATTCGCGCTAGTCGTACCTATAATCTTCTTGAGGGCCCTTCTTTTGACTTAAAACAAGACTTTCGCAGCCCGATTATTTTAAAACAGTAA
- the pieR gene encoding two component system response regulator PieR yields MKLLMIEDNESVCQMIEMFFMKEEIDATFKHDGKQGYETFLKEEFDMVIIDLMLPSMNGMTICKKIREVSDIPIIILTAKESESDQVLGLEIGADDYVTKPFSPLTLIARIKAVTRRTRTSGKTKSENDTLQTTYFKINRSTREIFYKDTLLESLTPKEFDLLYFLMQHPRQVFSREQLLERIWGYQFYGDERTVDVHIKRLRQKIATPEHPFLHTIWGVGYKFDEME; encoded by the coding sequence ATGAAGCTACTAATGATTGAAGATAACGAAAGTGTTTGCCAAATGATTGAAATGTTCTTTATGAAGGAAGAAATTGATGCGACATTTAAGCACGATGGAAAACAAGGATATGAAACATTTTTAAAAGAAGAATTTGATATGGTGATCATTGATTTAATGTTACCTAGCATGAACGGAATGACAATATGTAAAAAAATCCGGGAAGTAAGTGATATCCCTATCATTATTTTAACAGCAAAGGAATCCGAATCAGACCAGGTATTAGGCCTTGAGATTGGAGCAGACGACTATGTCACTAAACCGTTTAGCCCGCTAACACTTATTGCGCGAATTAAAGCCGTTACTCGCCGCACAAGGACAAGTGGTAAAACCAAATCAGAAAACGATACATTACAAACCACCTATTTCAAAATTAACCGAAGTACACGTGAAATTTTCTATAAAGATACCCTACTTGAATCACTGACACCAAAAGAATTTGATTTACTTTACTTTTTGATGCAGCACCCGCGTCAAGTATTTTCTCGCGAACAGCTTTTAGAGCGGATTTGGGGATATCAATTTTATGGTGATGAACGCACCGTTGATGTTCATATCAAACGCTTACGGCAAAAAATTGCCACTCCTGAACATCCTTTTTTACACACAATTTGGGGTGTGGGTTATAAATTTGATGAAATGGAATGA
- a CDS encoding DUF177 domain-containing protein, whose amino-acid sequence MKWSLSQLKKSADDRLKIDEMVDLKSFLQKSNKDVRDASLVHVVGEQRIKNNEVTADFTLSGTWTLPCARTLVDVVYPYEIFAHETFVQKKEQLMDESWHLIEQDRIDLLPVIEELLLVEIPMQVFSEEALNEKDLPKGNDWELKTEEENLAERKKNEPKVDPRLANLADFFNKDQDS is encoded by the coding sequence ATGAAATGGTCGTTAAGTCAATTAAAAAAATCAGCTGATGACCGGTTGAAAATTGATGAAATGGTTGATTTAAAAAGTTTTTTACAAAAAAGCAATAAAGATGTACGTGATGCAAGTCTAGTTCATGTGGTAGGAGAGCAGCGTATCAAAAACAATGAAGTTACGGCTGACTTCACCTTATCTGGGACTTGGACGCTTCCGTGTGCGCGTACACTCGTTGACGTTGTTTATCCTTACGAGATTTTTGCGCATGAAACATTTGTTCAAAAGAAAGAGCAGCTTATGGATGAATCTTGGCATTTAATTGAACAAGATCGCATCGATTTACTTCCTGTTATTGAGGAGCTCTTGCTTGTTGAAATTCCAATGCAAGTATTTAGTGAAGAAGCGCTAAATGAAAAAGACTTGCCAAAAGGAAATGACTGGGAGCTCAAAACAGAAGAAGAAAACCTAGCAGAACGAAAGAAGAACGAGCCAAAAGTAGATCCTCGTCTTGCGAACCTAGCTGATTTTTTTAACAAAGATCAAGATTCGTAA
- a CDS encoding universal stress protein — translation MTEKRNLLVAVDGSKKSYDAFLEALKYSEAQITLLYVIDQSLPNDQEFYLSPQYQILPENNAFEPFAENYLNRLASSAGVEHNIQKVTMEGNASKCIVQYAEENPIDLIILGKTGKGTVERMILGSTSHYVLKHASCNVLVVN, via the coding sequence ATGACAGAAAAAAGAAATCTTTTAGTAGCTGTGGATGGGTCAAAGAAGTCATATGATGCTTTTTTAGAGGCTTTGAAGTACAGTGAGGCGCAGATTACATTGTTATATGTTATTGATCAATCACTTCCAAACGATCAAGAATTCTATTTATCTCCACAGTATCAGATTTTACCAGAAAACAATGCCTTTGAACCTTTTGCTGAGAACTATTTAAATCGCCTTGCTTCAAGTGCAGGTGTAGAGCACAATATTCAAAAAGTGACAATGGAAGGAAATGCCAGCAAATGTATCGTTCAATATGCTGAAGAAAACCCAATTGACCTCATCATTTTAGGAAAAACTGGAAAAGGTACTGTAGAACGTATGATTCTTGGATCAACCTCTCATTATGTGTTGAAGCATGCTTCATGTAACGTGTTAGTTGTCAATTAG
- a CDS encoding 2-dehydropantoate 2-reductase: protein MKIGMVGAGALGLLYSAKLMDTADVTLFARRSKQVDVLKREGIRLDEATFNVNVACSSDVSLLAQMDFLIMTVKAYQLESLLPILKQLPINLPVLFLQNGKAHFPMLLKLPLNIIFVGTSEHGALRQGENHVFHKGEGKTNFARWRGKSDKIETFLNGGSTFPFTYVENYQEMIDKKWLVNLIVNPLTAVLDVRNGELISNPIYFAFVQDLIEEVSPLLMVKDPLGIIQAICSQTAENYSSMAIDVKLKRETELDAILLPLLEMGAKKKVELPKFSKLYHALHYLKGENGC from the coding sequence ATGAAAATTGGAATGGTTGGTGCTGGTGCATTAGGTTTATTATATAGCGCCAAGCTCATGGATACTGCTGATGTTACACTTTTTGCTAGACGAAGCAAGCAAGTCGATGTATTAAAAAGAGAAGGCATTCGGTTAGATGAAGCTACGTTTAATGTTAATGTTGCATGTAGTTCTGATGTTTCTTTGCTTGCTCAAATGGATTTTTTAATCATGACAGTCAAAGCCTATCAATTAGAGAGTTTGTTGCCTATCTTAAAGCAACTTCCGATAAATCTCCCCGTTCTGTTCTTACAAAATGGTAAAGCGCATTTCCCGATGCTTTTAAAGCTACCCTTAAACATAATTTTTGTGGGGACCAGTGAACATGGAGCTTTGCGTCAAGGTGAAAATCATGTTTTCCATAAGGGAGAGGGAAAAACAAATTTTGCGAGATGGCGCGGGAAATCTGATAAGATAGAAACTTTTTTAAATGGAGGTTCTACTTTTCCGTTTACATATGTTGAAAATTATCAAGAAATGATTGATAAAAAATGGCTCGTTAATTTAATTGTTAATCCGCTAACTGCTGTTTTAGATGTACGAAATGGTGAGTTGATTTCAAATCCAATTTACTTTGCTTTTGTGCAAGACTTAATAGAAGAAGTGAGCCCTCTTCTTATGGTTAAAGATCCACTTGGAATTATACAAGCCATTTGTTCTCAGACAGCTGAAAATTATTCTTCAATGGCTATCGATGTCAAATTAAAACGTGAAACAGAGCTTGATGCAATTCTTTTGCCTCTTTTAGAGATGGGTGCCAAAAAAAAGGTGGAACTTCCAAAGTTTAGTAAGCTTTACCATGCGCTTCATTATTTGAAAGGAGAGAACGGATGTTGA
- the mraZ gene encoding division/cell wall cluster transcriptional repressor MraZ has product MFMGEYRHNIDIKGRLIVPAKFRELLGENFVVTRGLDKCLFAYPRSEWAKLEAKLQTLPLTKKDARSFTRFFFSGASECELDKQGRINIPSNLAKYADLEKETVIIGVSNRIEIWSETEWGIVFEEAEESFSEIAENMIDFNI; this is encoded by the coding sequence ATGTTCATGGGTGAATATCGGCATAACATTGATATAAAGGGCCGCTTAATCGTGCCAGCTAAATTCCGTGAACTATTAGGAGAAAACTTTGTTGTAACACGGGGACTTGATAAGTGTTTATTTGCTTATCCACGTTCAGAGTGGGCAAAACTAGAAGCAAAGCTCCAGACTTTACCACTAACTAAAAAGGATGCTCGTTCTTTTACGCGTTTCTTCTTCTCAGGTGCTTCAGAATGCGAACTAGATAAACAAGGACGGATCAACATTCCATCTAATTTAGCGAAATATGCCGACCTTGAAAAAGAAACAGTCATTATTGGTGTTTCGAATCGTATTGAAATTTGGAGTGAAACAGAGTGGGGAATCGTGTTTGAAGAAGCGGAAGAGTCTTTCTCCGAGATTGCTGAAAACATGATTGATTTCAATATTTAA
- the hcp gene encoding hydroxylamine reductase, whose translation MEKMLCFQCEQTAKGIACTTSGVCGKLPEVSHAQDLLTCEMIALATAASKIGDSIHQKEVTDLLVDGLFTTVTNVSFNAFTEALLSNRIKTLRNKLNGTEVLPPYDLFHGEENEISLKSTLLFGLRGMAAYAHHARMLGFRDEDVDYWFIKGMAALGKEHSTTDWLDLLMECGKANLSCMALLDRANTESYGDQVPTEVLFEVEPGPFIVVTGHDLHDLKMLLEQTKDTGVAIYTHSEMLPAHAYPKLKAYPHLKGNFGTAWQNQQKEFKNLPAPILFTTNCLMPPKSSYADRVYTTSVVSYPEMKHIPDEKNGTKDFTPMIEQALALGGFKEKQPFTGINGGKKTITGFGRQTILDNAPTIIEAVKSGAIKQFFLVGGCDGANPGRNYYTEFVKQAPEDSVILTLACGKYRFNDLDLGQIGPFPRILDMGQCNDAYGAIQVALALADAFSCEINELPLTLILSWYEQKAVSILLTLLSLGVKNIYIGPSLPAFLSNTVLTTLVNTFGLQPITTPEADLTKILG comes from the coding sequence ATGGAAAAAATGTTATGCTTTCAATGTGAACAAACGGCTAAAGGAATAGCCTGTACAACTTCAGGTGTTTGTGGGAAACTCCCTGAAGTCTCCCACGCGCAAGACCTACTAACTTGTGAAATGATTGCGCTTGCAACCGCAGCCAGCAAAATAGGAGATTCAATTCATCAAAAAGAAGTAACAGATTTATTGGTTGATGGCCTCTTTACAACAGTAACAAATGTGAGCTTCAACGCTTTTACAGAAGCACTTTTATCCAATCGAATCAAAACGCTACGCAACAAATTAAACGGTACCGAGGTTCTTCCTCCCTATGATTTGTTTCATGGGGAAGAAAATGAAATTTCACTAAAATCCACGCTTTTATTTGGCCTAAGAGGAATGGCGGCTTATGCTCACCATGCTCGAATGCTTGGATTTCGAGATGAAGATGTTGACTATTGGTTTATCAAAGGAATGGCGGCTTTAGGCAAAGAACATTCTACAACGGACTGGCTTGATCTACTCATGGAATGCGGAAAAGCGAACCTTTCTTGTATGGCACTTCTTGACCGTGCCAATACAGAAAGTTACGGAGATCAAGTGCCAACAGAAGTCCTTTTTGAAGTAGAGCCTGGACCTTTTATCGTTGTTACTGGACATGATTTGCACGACTTAAAAATGCTTTTAGAACAAACAAAAGATACAGGCGTAGCGATTTACACTCATAGCGAAATGCTTCCTGCACACGCTTATCCTAAGCTCAAGGCTTATCCTCATTTGAAAGGAAATTTTGGAACAGCTTGGCAAAACCAGCAAAAGGAATTTAAAAATTTACCTGCACCTATCTTATTTACAACAAATTGTTTAATGCCACCAAAAAGTAGTTATGCTGACCGCGTTTACACAACGTCTGTCGTTTCCTATCCAGAAATGAAGCATATTCCAGATGAAAAAAATGGAACTAAAGATTTCACACCAATGATTGAACAAGCGCTTGCTCTTGGTGGTTTTAAAGAAAAGCAACCATTTACCGGGATCAATGGCGGCAAAAAAACGATCACTGGCTTTGGCCGACAAACGATTTTAGATAATGCGCCAACAATCATTGAGGCAGTAAAAAGTGGCGCGATCAAACAATTTTTCTTAGTTGGCGGCTGCGACGGGGCAAATCCTGGCCGTAATTACTATACCGAGTTTGTCAAACAAGCTCCTGAAGATTCGGTCATTTTAACTTTAGCTTGTGGAAAATACCGCTTTAACGATTTAGATTTGGGACAAATTGGCCCTTTTCCAAGAATTTTGGACATGGGACAATGTAATGATGCTTATGGAGCCATTCAAGTCGCCCTTGCTCTAGCTGATGCTTTTTCATGTGAAATAAATGAACTGCCACTAACTTTAATTCTTTCTTGGTACGAACAAAAGGCCGTTTCGATCTTACTTACTTTACTTTCTTTAGGGGTTAAAAATATTTATATTGGACCGAGTTTACCAGCTTTCCTTTCTAACACAGTCCTTACAACTTTAGTAAATACATTCGGACTTCAGCCAATTACTACGCCAGAAGCAGATCTAACAAAAATTTTAGGCTAA
- the rpmF gene encoding 50S ribosomal protein L32 translates to MAVPFRRTSKTKKRKRRTHFKLQVPGMNECSNCGEMKLSHRVCPECGHYDGKEVVQHS, encoded by the coding sequence ATGGCAGTACCTTTTAGAAGAACTTCAAAAACCAAAAAACGCAAACGTCGCACTCATTTCAAATTACAAGTTCCTGGTATGAACGAATGTTCTAACTGCGGCGAAATGAAATTGTCCCACCGTGTATGTCCTGAATGTGGTCATTACGATGGTAAAGAAGTCGTTCAACATAGTTAA
- a CDS encoding Crp/Fnr family transcriptional regulator, with protein METVQQIAARSALFKGIPAKEIPVFFRKLDPSLKRYDKNQQIITESSSIKAIGLVISGKVFVKQEDVWGNLAILAQIGQGDLFAEAYACAGITKSPVNVVASEKSEVLFFDFHHLLTCCSSQPLHTKLIGNMLNIIARKNVYLVEKMYFLTRRTIREKVFAYLSSEAKKHKQNTFNIPFNRQELADFLAVDRSALSKELATMQKEGLLSFNKNQFCLKLL; from the coding sequence ATGGAAACAGTTCAACAAATTGCGGCTCGTTCTGCCCTGTTTAAAGGAATCCCAGCTAAAGAAATTCCTGTTTTTTTTCGTAAACTAGACCCTTCTTTAAAAAGATACGATAAAAATCAGCAAATTATTACAGAAAGTTCATCAATTAAAGCCATTGGATTGGTTATTTCTGGGAAGGTTTTTGTCAAGCAGGAAGATGTTTGGGGAAATCTAGCTATTTTAGCTCAAATTGGTCAAGGAGATTTATTTGCCGAAGCTTATGCGTGTGCTGGAATCACAAAATCACCGGTTAATGTAGTAGCTAGCGAAAAAAGTGAAGTTTTATTTTTTGATTTTCATCATTTGCTCACTTGTTGCAGCAGCCAGCCACTACACACGAAGTTGATCGGCAATATGTTAAATATTATCGCTCGTAAAAACGTTTATTTAGTGGAAAAAATGTATTTTTTAACGAGGCGAACGATTCGCGAAAAAGTATTTGCTTATTTATCAAGCGAAGCAAAAAAACATAAGCAAAATACATTTAACATTCCCTTTAATCGGCAAGAATTAGCAGATTTTCTGGCCGTTGACCGTTCAGCTTTATCAAAAGAATTAGCGACTATGCAAAAAGAAGGTCTGCTTTCTTTTAATAAGAATCAATTTTGCCTGAAGCTCCTTTAA
- a CDS encoding DUF3397 domain-containing protein, with translation MLSALFNSTALLIVFPLFVFFLITLLGQKIFKRPKASMQMAADFSTFFFILAVCLFAHLLFGKSILLYMLLLLFLLGITVVLFYAKKHGEINFIKVLRIYWRLCFVLVVLCYIVLFVIGVVLSLMQLIK, from the coding sequence ATGTTGAGTGCTCTATTTAATTCGACAGCATTACTGATTGTTTTCCCGCTATTTGTATTTTTTTTAATAACATTATTAGGTCAAAAAATCTTTAAAAGGCCAAAAGCAAGCATGCAAATGGCTGCTGATTTTTCGACGTTCTTTTTTATTTTGGCTGTTTGTTTATTTGCGCATTTATTATTTGGGAAGTCCATTTTATTATATATGTTGCTCCTTCTTTTTTTACTAGGAATTACGGTTGTCCTTTTCTATGCAAAGAAACATGGCGAAATCAATTTTATAAAAGTGCTTAGAATCTATTGGCGTCTTTGTTTTGTGCTCGTTGTTTTGTGTTATATTGTCTTATTCGTGATTGGAGTGGTTCTAAGCCTCATGCAGCTAATAAAATAA